The following is a genomic window from Strongyloides ratti genome assembly S_ratti_ED321, chromosome : 1.
CGTTAGTGAAGAGATGAATTGTAAAAGTTAAATGAAATGttacaaatataatataataaaagaaatcaaaaaaatttttttttaactttttttatatatatataaacttttgtCAACTGATAATGTATCTTCATACCAAGATGacgattttaaaaaatttttaacaattttatttatgatgGTGAAAGGTAAGGTAATGTTTATAGTTGGTACAAAAGAAAATAGGTAAAGCTAAAATCTTTGAATAATGAACATATAGCATTGTATTATTTACTTAGCCGGATATCTGGAAGTTAGGATAAAAGGTACGctaaaagattatttatacAAGGAACAGGAATTAGTGCAAATAGATATTGTGAAgattaatatttgatataaaaaataattaaaagaagaaaagaaatgttaattatttaatcaattttttgttagttttaaatttaaatatgttttaaaaagattaaaggtaataagtagaaaaaaaaaatttgaaaatatgatattttcTCAAGAGTTGTCATAATATTTCTAGTTTTACAAAAgtatatagataaaattatattctactaatgtattttttttttctactattaatttaaataatttattttatctattgtTATATGTTACAAGAAAGTTATATTAatcaaaagataattatacattattttatttactaaaaaaaataaatattaaaagaggTAGGTTAAATGAAACTTGAAAATagtgattttatttttcttttttttgaaaaaaaaaatgtttaataatcCATACGATTAACTAGaatatttatagatatatatatatatatatatgtacatagatatttatttttagtatatattagaaaaaaaaaatttcttaatgGCAATTAtctgagaaaaaaaaatattttttttatagctatacaaaattatttcttcaatcgtttaattattcaaaaaaaaagtaaataaataaaagtagaaatatatatatatataattgacaatattttgataaaaaatataattaataacaattaaaaataaatatataaaatttctcaatatcaaaataaaattaaccaGAATGACATTTGTCTTCTTTTCtctttaaaagaaaaaaaaattctctTTAAAGCAATTAAaagaatagaaaaaaaaaagtttctagATTTTTGGAGTCACTCCACAAAATAGTATTAATAATTGAGAAGTTAGTCATCatagtaaataatattgatagattatattaaatgatagAAAGTGTGTATCCTTTTCatataataactttaaaattattttattttgttaaggagttaaaaaaaaaaccattatatgtttatttttcctttttcatcatacaaatttttttttttaaaatgtttattattatttttcttttgacCATCACACAATATTATTTGACTATTTAatcaaaagaattttaaaatataaaattttatagtacATGATTATCAAGATGATTaggaaaaaaagataaaacaaaagaaagaggtatttgtaatttattaatcatttaaattataaaaagtagaACATTACTGTTTAATGTTTAtagaattaatatataaaatatatttatttttgatcaAGCTATTAAAAGTTGTATAGAAGAAAGATCTACAAAGGTTATTAGTAATAATCTTTGTAgacaataatattaaatatataagtagactttttgttttaatgtaaatataaatactttaatgaaaattaactattattatgtattgtatatgtatacatatgtttatattaatatatcaaaataacaattataaaaaaatgataagataattaaaaatttttcaaaaaaaaaagacataaaataaaaatcatagataatgataaaaacaataagctactttaacattttataaataacaattaatatatcatattaaatgataaaagtcACAAATGCtatcaataaatattgactatactttcatttatttcaaacacataatatttttatattattaaatactttcaaaaaatacatatatatatatatatattaattttttttttttaaaattataactgttataataaaaaagattttatactatttatgcaaaatttttatattactttaataaaaaaaatttcttttgaaATATAGAAAAGCAATAAATTATCATGTAAAGTAtgaataaacaatattttaattgtctATGATCCAACATCAAAtgatatatgttaaaaattattttaccatGAAATTATAtccattaaatttaattatcttttctccttatcattaataatattttataattgtatagatatttataaatacaacCTTCTATAAATAGTTATCCATGtcctttttattaaaatttctattttttcttaacttttaataagtGATTCTCAATTACCTCCAGTTACCTATTTGGAATGTCCTTCACTCATCcagaaaatgtttttaacctttatattataagaaaaatatttttcataatttaaaaattattattataatagatatcaataattttaactattctatttttgattataatcTTATATTGTAATCTATATTTGACACCTTTACTTATTAACATACCTAagattttatcaattttttcttttgattattattaatgtcATATTTAATTAACACAATTCTTTCTCTCTACAAAACACAATTTGccatatatattaaatacatataaaattattatattttaccaaaacaaatactttattattaatatttacattttattatctcaatatgaatattaacacttttaaagtttatactCAAAAATAGAactactatttttattatcaaaaaaacatatactaacaaagataaaaaaaaaattacataaaaatgtattattcaaatattaatggattctttttaaaattaaaaagtataactATTATTGAAAGTTTCAAggaagtaaaaaaaaattattttcacttatcatgataaaaaaaagaacaaatatattaaaatgatttttcatacataaaataataaatcaaatatttaatggcaatgaaattataatagaaaatagACTAAAATTGATACcagatgttaaaaaattatcatattataaataaaatagggaaaaaagaattattaatcTCCAAAAATTGtagattaaaataaaaaaaataaataaataaaaagatattaagtAACAagttatttttcttttgtaccattaaaaagtattctaaaataaaactttttatttgcatttaatcatattaagatataataaataataatatttttgttaaaattttgttttttgattttaGTGAAATTAaatctaaatatttaaagagtCTAGtgttaaatataatacttttttttttttataaatttcatatgattttttttaacattacaatttttaatttatttgctagatatatttatagaagGTAAATGTtaagtaatataatatttttaaaaattaacattttatgataattaataatgtatatataaaataaaaaacaacaatttttttttattttacattttaatatattaatattcaatgattttttaaatatatattaatataaaacaacaataaaaaaaaaaaatttatcaagggattatttttttaaaaaatgattttttattatcatcatGTTATTAAGGtgttagttttttttatacaaataaatagtgtcttattattatatacaaaagAATTGCAATACATGGAAGATATAGATAAACCAAAAGTATTACTTAATGTACCAGTGATGATAAACATTTATCATCCacttattttaacaaattgtcaaaaacaattgataaaatacacttcaaaaaatataagaagtataaaatctttcaataattatcaaaaaattaaaaaaaatgagagTAAATGGATAATTGTTTATCTAAATAGCATTGATTTAacattagaaaatttatgtggtccaattaaaaaaaataacaaaacatTGAATTATAGTGACTGGGGATTTCCTTTAACTTTAAATCAATTACCATCAtcttataatgaaaaaaaaacatataatgCTCAGTTTAGAGATAAACCTATAATTTTAAGTTGTGGTAATGAAGATTTAGTatatattagtaaaaatgaaaataggattattaaagattttaattataaaaaagatcaACTATACAAAGGTGATATGATATATGGATTTCGtagaaaaaactttttaaataaaactgaTATTGTCCAACCATGTGGAGGTTTAAAAGTTATTCATAAATTTCCAAAAATAggtataaaagataaaaatgaaagaaaaattatagtcAATAAAATAGAgttaaagtttattaaaatattatttgcaAATGATAGTTATCAATTTCAATATATCTTTGAGAATCATACATCAAatccaaatttttttaaatacacaAATACAACCATTAATGaggaaaaatttatagaaaatgacaattttgtttttctacgccaaaaaacaattaatagtgataagaaaattattatagatagttttcaaataattaattttatattagcATGTTCCAATTGTGAAAATAACAAAAGTACCATTGAACAAAAGTTTTTCTTTGGTCCATCAGAAAATACTACAATTGTAagattatcaatattttatgatcCCAATGtggtaaaaaatataaaacctAACTGTTCAATTGATGAAATATCCTTtggttatttaaatttaattacttttaataatagcACATTCAATgttaatgaattaaaaaataacacattctttaaaaattttacaaaaacaggaaactttattgtttatgataaaaatgttgatataactttaaattgTACCTACAAAACACCGACTGGATATTATTACATTGTAAAGAAATACAAAAAATCAATACAATttcaaagaaataaaataaatttaaaaaaaagagaaaatattaaaaaatttaatgaaaatgatgtcgaaacattatcaataaataatattattattattatagtaatattaattttttctattttatttattatctgtggtatttattatttatgtagcaataaaaaatttagtagATTTTTCCATGTAAGGAAACTTAAAAAACTCTACCCAAACATATATGATTTTTGGAATTTTGTTAAAGAAGTAGATattgaatattatattgaagagttaaaagataaaaattgtttaccAAAAATggtttcaaaaattaatttcaaaGTTATCATGTCTGGATGtgatacatttaaaatttctgaTGGAGaacataatattaaatcaATTGTTTCATcacaaaaaaatgaagataaaaaattttatgcaCATTACGTTTATTCAATAGCTCCTGATCGAACATACATTATATCagatgtaaatttttaatttttattttattttttttgttaattttaggGTCCCAGAAAAGAGACAATTTCGATATTTtggaaaatgataattttagaaaaagtttcaactatactttttatttcatcCCAAATTTCTGAAATAGATAGTGAATTTATCAAACAATACTTGAATGTAGAATGTCAATTTTCTGATGAAGTAACTATATTTATTCAAGATAAATATgtgataaaacatttaactACAACTGTGTTAAGATTAAAAGTTAGTATAGATGAATATCAAGATTATCCTGTTACAGTGTTTGTAGTTGATAATTGGGGAATAAATGAAATACTTGAATCTTCTACaaatttaattgatttaTATGAAGAAATTCGTAATGAAACTGATGAATCTCCAGTTCTTATTCATGAAACAAATATGTCTGGATCACGTACATTTACTTTTGTATATTTTGCTTCTATAGTtgaaagttttattaataataaaaaaattgttgatcCAATGAAAATAGTTAAAGCAATTAAAGAACAAAGAAGTGGTGGATCGTTATCATCAATAGAAAGTGCTTTTCTTTTGTATTGCAtaatagaatattttatgttaaaaggAATCCTTTTAGAAGAtgaaaatacaattttatttatgtcaAATTGTACTAATTATATTCGTTCACtacaaaacaaaatattatctattgatgaaaaaaaaagtagttttcttgcttatattaataatttggatttggaaaaaataaaagctTTTGATGATTTAATACAACGTACTTATATTTTACCTGATAAAATTCTTAAAGTTATATGCTCTCAATTTTATTATGCTTTAGaggaagaaaaattaaaccAGTTAAAaggttataaaaaaatacgtTATGAAAATGTTCCATTGTTAGAtgaattttatctttattattcatCTAATCATGTAACACTACaacaaatttatcaaaattatctttatgtaaatcattttttttatccaataaaaaacaacaaatatagaaaaataataatgtctcaagtatgtttataat
Proteins encoded in this region:
- a CDS encoding Protein-tyrosine phosphatase, receptor/non-receptor type domain and Protein-tyrosine/Dual specificity phosphatase domain and Protein-tyrosine phosphatase, catalytic domain-containing protein — its product is MEDIDKPKVLLNVPVMINIYHPLILTNCQKQLIKYTSKNIRSIKSFNNYQKIKKNESKWIIVYLNSIDLTLENLCGPIKKNNKTLNYSDWGFPLTLNQLPSSYNEKKTYNAQFRDKPIILSCGNEDLVYISKNENRIIKDFNYKKDQLYKGDMIYGFRRKNFLNKTDIVQPCGGLKVIHKFPKIGIKDKNERKIIVNKIELKFIKILFANDSYQFQYIFENHTSNPNFFKYTNTTINEEKFIENDNFVFLRQKTINSDKKIIIDSFQIINFILACSNCENNKSTIEQKFFFGPSENTTIVRLSIFYDPNVVKNIKPNCSIDEISFGYLNLITFNNSTFNVNELKNNTFFKNFTKTGNFIVYDKNVDITLNCTYKTPTGYYYIVKKYKKSIQFQRNKINLKKRENIKKFNENDVETLSINNIIIIIVILIFSILFIICGIYYLCSNKKFSRFFHVRKLKKLYPNIYDFWNFVKEVDIEYYIEELKDKNCLPKMVSKINFKVIMSGCDTFKISDGEHNIKSIVSSQKNEDKKFYAHYVYSIAPDRTYIISDGPRKETISIFWKMIILEKVSTILFISSQISEIDSEFIKQYLNVECQFSDEVTIFIQDKYVIKHLTTTVLRLKVSIDEYQDYPVTVFVVDNWGINEILESSTNLIDLYEEIRNETDESPVLIHETNMSGSRTFTFVYFASIVESFINNKKIVDPMKIVKAIKEQRSGGSLSSIESAFLLYCIIEYFMLKGILLEDENTILFMSNCTNYIRSLQNKILSIDEKKSSFLAYINNLDLEKIKAFDDLIQRTYILPDKILKVICSQFYYALEEEKLNQLKGYKKIRYENVPLLDEFYLYYSSNHVTLQQIYQNYLYVNHFFYPIKNNKYRKIIMSQAPSLESFVNFYKMIYEQKVSIIVALVNVEEYNSGSWEIYFPLNQMEYVVGDFVINKVSEKSNISNGVYAIKYLLKIKNYPPETNVYFTLLHYEGCPTDGLATTPEGYFSIYYTILSSSCDRPILIHDTAGISRTGIMSLITYMIDNIENSRPFDPSIDLLILRQHRYGAVATVGQFLMALQVVCYYYKNFIDKLEDDMYIKINSVLSQEISFWRDRNSEIKKK